The Miscanthus floridulus cultivar M001 chromosome 7, ASM1932011v1, whole genome shotgun sequence genome includes a region encoding these proteins:
- the LOC136464923 gene encoding probable prolyl 4-hydroxylase 3 produces MAPSRPLMRGIRPPRVFPTRGGRASPYAIALTALLIVSAALLALIAFGVFSLPVSAPNAATTAAGAAGGETESADARPARPGARRDLGEGLGERGAQWTEVISWEPRAFVYHNFLSKEECEYLIELAKPHMVKSTVVDSTTGKSKDSRVRTSSGMFLQRGRDKVIRAIEKRIANYTFTPVDHGEGLQVLHYEVGQKYEPHFDYFLDEFNTKNGGQRMATLLMYLSDVEEGGETIFPDANVNASSLPWYNELSECAKRGLSVKPKMGDALLFWSMKPDATLDPLSLHGGCPVIRGNKWSSTKWMHIHEYKA; encoded by the exons ATGGCGCCGTCGCGGCCGCTCATGCGGGGGATCCGCCCGCCGCGCGTCTTCCCGACCCGCGGCGGCCGCGCCTCGCCGTACGCCATCGCGCTCACCGCCCTGCTCATCGTCTCCGCCGCCCTCCTCGCGCTCATCGCCTTCGGCGTCTTCTCTCTCCCCGTGTCCGCGCCCAACGCCGCCACTACCGCCGCCGGCGCTGCCGGAGGGGAGACCGAGTCCGCCGACGCCCGACCCGCGCGCCCCGGCGCCCGCCGCGACCTGGG GGAAGGGCTGGGAGAGCGCGGCGCGCAGTGGACCGAGGTCATCTCGTGGGAGCCCAGGGCTTTCGTCTACCACAACTTCCTG TCTAAGGAAGAGTGTGAGTACCTAATTGAATTGGCCAAGCCTCACATGGTAAAATCAACAGTTGTCGACAGCACTACTGGTAAAAGCAAGGACAGCAGGGTCCGGACAAGTTCAGGCATGTTTCTTCAAAGAGGAAGAGACAAGGTTATTCGAGCAATTGAAAAGAGGATAGCAAACTACACCTTCACACCTGTAG ATCATGGTGAGGGACTCCAAGTGCTGCATTATGAAGTCGGGCAGAAGTATGAGCCTCACTTTGATTATTTTCTTGATGAGTTCAACACCAAGAATGGTGGTCAGAGGATGGCTACTCTTCTGATGTATCT ATCAGATGTTGAAGAAGGGGGTGAGACTATTTTCCCTGATGCAAATGTGAACGCCAGTTCTTTACCATGGTACAATGAGCTTTCAGAGTGTGCCAAAAGAGGCCTTTCTGTCAAACCAAAGATGGGAGATGCACTTCTTTTCTGGAGCATGAAACCAGATGCCACTCTGGACCCATTAAGTTTGCATG GGGGTTGTCCTGTGATTAGAGGAAATAAATGGTCGTCAACCAAGTGGATGCATATCCATGAGTACAAAGCTTGA